CGCAAACGCCGGAGGACTTGCTCCGGCACAACCGCCTGGGTTTTGGCTTTCATCGCCAGTCACAGGCGTGGGTGTATCGCGATGGGCAGGGGCAGCGGATTGAGGTGGAGCCTGAAGGCAACCTGCTGCTCAACGATGGCGAAAGCATGCGCCAGCTGGCCCTGGGCGGCGCGGGGATTGCGCGGCTGGCGGACTTTCATGTTGGCGCCGATATCGAGGCGGGGCGCCTGGTGCCGCTACTCGAAGCGTTTGAAAGCGCAGAGGTCGACACCCTGCACGCGCTGTTCTTCGGCCCCGGCCGACAATTGCCGCAGCGGGTGCGGGTGTTTATTGATTTTCTCGTGGAGAAGCTGGATTCGCGGTTTTTCCAGTGATCGACGGCAAAGCGGTAGCAGGCATTACTGTCCGCGCCGCCCATGCTTGACCAGCAACTTCTCAAGCTTCTCCCACAACGCAGGCTCGGTACTGAACGCCACGTTGAAGCGCATCCACCCGGTCGCTTGTGAGTCGACCATGAACAACTGCCCAGGGCCGAGCATGATGCCTTGCTCCAGGGCGTCGTCGACCAGCGCCGCGCTGTCGGCGATGGCCGGGTGGCGGGTCCACAGGTACATGCCTTCATCGCCTTCGATAAAGCGCTCGAAACCCAGCCGCGTGAGCTGTTCGCTGACCTGCTGCTGCGCATCGGCCAGGCGCTGGCGCAGGCGTTTGAGGTGCTTACGCCAGCGGCCGTCGGTGATGGCCGCGTACACCACCCGTTCCATCACCTGCGAGGTGGTCAGGCCCGAACGCATTTTCAGTTGCAGCAGTTGCTGCATCAGTTCGGGGTTGGCCAGCATGAAACCGACCCGCACATTCGGCGAGATGCTCTTCGAGTAACTGCCGACGTACACCACCTGCTGCAGGTGATCGAGGCTGGTCAGGCACGGCAGCGGCTCGTTGATCATGTCGGCGTAGAGGTTGTTTTCCACCAGGCGAAAGCCGTGGCGCGCAGCCAGTTGCAGCAGGCGGTGCAGTTGCGCCAGCGGCGTGCGCGAGGCGGTCGGGCTGTGCAGGTGCGGCTGGGTGAAGAACACCGTCGGCCGGTGGTGTTCGAGCAGCCGTTCGAGGTGGTCGAGGTCGTAGCCGTTGGGCGTGCGCGGTACGCCCAGAAGGGTCGCGCCCTGAAAGCGCAAAATGCTCATCAGGTTGGGGTAGCCGGGGTCGTCCACCAGCACCACGTCGCCCGGGCGCACCAGGGTGCGCACGGCCAGGTCCAGGGCCTGGCTGGCGCCGTGGGTGAGCATCAGCTGGTTGGGGTTGGCGACGATGCGCAGGTCCTGTTGCAGGTTCTGCGCGGTGAGGGTACGCAGTTCCAGCAGGCCCATGGGGTCGCCGTAGCCGCTCAGTTCCAGCACGCTGCTGGCGACCTGGCGCATGCCCCGGCGCAGGCCGTCTTCGAACATCCAGTCGTTGGGCAGCCAGCCGCAGCCGGGCTTGAACGCAAGCTGGCGGCTTTCGAAGATTTGCTGCAGGTACCACTCGGAGTTGAATTCCGGCTTGCCCGGCGCCGGCTCACTGGCCTGGCTTTCGATCAGCTCGACGGCCGAGCGGTTGACGAAGAACCCGGCATTGCCGCGGCTGACCAGCAAACCTTGGGCGACCAGGCGGTCGTAGGCTTCGACCACGGTGAATGTACTGACCGAATAGGTGGCGGCGAAGGCCCGGATCGAGGGCACCTTGGCACCGGGTTTGAGGGTCTGGTTCTCGATCAACTCCCGCAGCCCGTTGATGATCTGGTTGACCAGCGGGGGCGATGCGTCGGGTCGTAATTCAAGCATGGGGAAGCTGTGCCTTCAGGTGTGCGTAACGCCGGGCGCCTGCAGGAAAACGCGGTGTACTGCATCGGCGGCCTGTACAGTGCAGTGGATTTTTCATCGCGCTGTGCATGGCTCTATGTGTCGGACATTTTTACATTAGGGGTCTGTTATCGCTAGCTAAAGCACGTTGAAGCAGTATGAATAATCACAATGACACACATGCTTTCACCCTTGGGCACCGCCCAACCGCTCCTTGCGCACAGGTGGCACTGACCCGCCATCGCGCCATTGCACCGTTCAATCCGACCAGAGGTAATCCGCTGGCCCTGTGAGCAGCGTCGCCGACCCATGACTTGGGCCGGGCGATTGCGGCTGCCCGCACCTTTACCGATTCGAATGGGTGAGACCGCTGTAGCAGGCGGTGTCACGAGTTTCCTTGCATAAAAAGAACACGAGGTAGCTACTGATGGACGCAACATCCACATCCACTTCCACAGCGAAGGTGGAGCACGAGAGCAAGCTCAGCGCTTCGCTCAAGTCTCGCCACCTGACCATGATGTCGATCGCCGGGGTTATCGGCGGGGCATTGTTCGTCGGCTCCGGCAGTGTGATACACAGCGCTGGCCCTGCGGCCATCCTGGCCTACCTGGCCGGCGGCATCCTGGTGGTGCTGATCATGCGCATGCTCGGTGAAATGGCGACTTCATCGCCCGACACCGGCTCGTTCTCCACCTACGCCGAGCGCGCCATCGGCCGCTGGGCGGGCTTTACCATCGGCTGGTTGTACTGGTGGTTCTGGGTGATTTTGATGGCCTGGGAAGCCTACGTCGCCGGCAAGATTCTGCACGGCTGGTTCCCGTCGATCAGCGTCAACGTGTTCGTCCTGGCCACCACCCTGGTGCTGATCAGCGTCAACTTCTTCAACGTCAAGCACTACGGCGAGTTCGAGTTCTGGTTCGCCTTGATAAAGGTGGTGGCGATCATCTGTTTCCTGGTGGTCTGCGGGTTGGCGGTAGTCAACCTGTGGCCCACCGGTGAAGTCCACGGCCTGAGCAACCTCACCGCCCAAGGCTTCATGCCCAACGGCATGGAGGCGGTGGTGGTGGCCATGCTCGGGGTGATGTTCGCCTTCCTCGGCGCCGAAATCGTCACCATCGCTGCCGCCGAGTCGAAGAACCCGTCCGAGCAGATCGTCAAGGCGACCAACTCGGTGGTCTGGCGGGTGTGCCTGTTCTACGTCGGCTCGATCTTCCTGATCGTCGCCCTGGTGCCGTGGAACGACCCGCTGATGGGCACCTCGGGTTACGGCTCGTACCGTCGTACCCTGGAGCTGCTGGGTATTCCGGGTGCGGAATTTGTGATGAACTTCGTGGTGCTGACTTCGGTAAGCAGCTGCCTGATCTCGGCGCACTACACCGCCTCGCGCATGCTGTTCTCGCTGTCGACCCGTGGTGATGCGCCGTCGTTCTTCAAGATCACCCGTGCCGGTACCGGCGTGCCGGTGTTCTCGATCATCGGTTCGTGCTCGGTGGCGGTGTTCGTGGCCCTGATCAACTTCAGCGAAACCCTGCGCCCGAAAGACGTGCTCGACGTGCTGATGAACACCACCGGCATGATCGCCTTGCTGGTGTACCTGGTGATCGCCTTCTCGCAACTGAAGATGCGCCGCAAGCTCGAAGCCGAGGGCAAGCCGATCCGCCTGAAAATGTGGCTGTTCCCGTGGCTGACCTACCTGGTGATCGTGTTCATCATCGGCTGCCTGGTAACCATGGCCTTTGTCCCGGACTACCAGGTGCTGGTGTTCTCCACCGGTGCGGCGGCGATTGTCGTGGCCCTGATGGGCGCGGTGTTGCACGTGCGGGCGGCGAAAAAAGCGCTGTCCTGAAGCACCCGCGATTTGGCCCTCAAGTTACCCGCAAAATCTCCCCCACCAACCAGCCCAGCGCGCGGTCCTGCCCGCGCTGGGCCAGGTGCACCAGCTCAAGCTCGAACGCCTCCAGCGCAAACGGCAAGTCATGCAGCTGCAACGGCAGCAGCGTGGCGAAGTGACGTGCCAGTTGCGTCGGCAGCACCACGCACAAGTCCGACGCCGCCACCAGGTGCGCCGCCTGCAGGTAGTTGGGCGTGGTGTAGACGATCTGCCGCGCCAGGCCTTGTTCCCCCAGCCATTGATCGACCATGCCGCGGGTCTGCCCGCCATGCACCCAGAGGTGGCGCAGACGCAGGAAGGTGTCCAGATCCAGTGCGCCGTTCACCAGCGGATGATCCTGGCGCAGGGCAATCTGCAAGGTCTCGTTGCGCCAGTGATGACGGGCAAAGCGCGCCGGAATTTCATCGAAGCGTCCCAGCACCAGGTCCAGCTGGCCACGGTCGAGGGCATCCACCGGCAGGCTTGGCGCCAGCGGGGCGATGTCCAGGCGCAGGTTCGGCGCGCGCTCCTGCAGGCGGCGCAGCAGGCCGGGCATGCACAGCTGTTCGACGAAGTCGGTCATGGCAATGCGAAAGGTCTGCCGGCTCAGGTGCGGGTCGAAGCTTTCACCGACATTCAGCGTTTGCTCGATCTGCTGCAGCGCCGAGCGGATCGGGCCTTCCAGGGCCAGGGCCTTGGGCGTCGGTTGCATGCGCCGGCCGATGCGCACCAGCAGCGGGTCGTCGAGCAGTTCGCGCAGGCGCGCCAGGGCGTTGCTCACCGTCGGCTGGCTGAGGGCCAGGCGCTCGGCGGCGCGCGAGACATTCTGCTCGCGCAGCAGCACGTCGAGGATGCGCAGCAGGTTGAGGTCGAAGGTGGATATATTCATATTGCAAATATCACACATATGAAAATGAAATTTCTCAAATAGTAGGCAGCTGCTTAGGGTGTCGGCAATCCTTCTTTTCGACTTAGGGGTGCCGGTGTGAGCAACGACTTCGATGTGCAGCAGGCCGCAGTGATAGGGGCGGGGACCATGGGCCGGGGGATTGTCATCAGCCTGGCCAGTGCCGGCATTCCGGTGTTGTGGCTCGATGCCAGCGCACAGATGGTCAGCGCCGGCCTGAAGATGGCTGCCGACACCTGGGCCCATCAGGTGGTCAAGGGCCGTATCAGCCAGGCGCAGGCCGAACAGAACCTGGCGCGCATTCGGCCGGTGGACGACTACGCAGCGCTGGCCGATGTCGACCTGGTGATCGAGGCGGTGTACGAGAACCTCGAGCTCAAGCAGGAAATCTTCCGCACCCTGGACCGCACCCTCAAGCCCGGCGCGATCCTCGCCAGCAACACCTCGGCGCTGGATATCGACGCCATTGTCGCCGTCACCCAGCGCCCGCAGCAGGTACTGGGCCTGCACTTTTTCAGCCCTGCGCACATCATGAAACTGCTGGAAATCGTTCGCGGCCAGCACACCTCGGCGGCCGTGCTCGAGCAGGCCAAAATCTTGGGCCAGCGCCTGGGCAAGATCGCCGTGGTGGCTGGCAACTGCCGCGGCTTTATCGGCAACCGCATGCTTAAAACCTATGCCGACGAGGCGCGCAAGATGCTCCTCGAAGGCGCGCTGCCCCACCAGGTCGATGGCGCCTTGCAGGCGTTCGGTTTTGCCATGGGCCCGTTTCGCATGTACGACGTGGTCGGTGTCGACCTTGAATGGCGCGCGCGCCAATTGGCCGGGCAGGGCATGGACAGCCCGCTGGTGCAGGTCGACAACGCCCTGTGCGAGCTCGGCCGCTTCGGTCAGAAGGCCGGCCGTGGTTACTACCAGTACGCCGAGGGCAGCCGCGAGGCCGAGCACGACCCAGAGGTCGATGCCCTGATCGAGCGTGTTTCTGCCGGCCTGGGCTATCGCCGCCGGCTGATCAGCGCCCCGGAAATCGTCGAGCGCAGCCTGCTGGCGCTGGTCAACGAAGGGGCGAAGATCCTCGAAGAGAACATTGCCGCCAACAGCCACGACATCGATCGGGTCTACCTCAATGGCTACGGCTTCCCGGCCGCGGTTGGCGGGCCGATGCGCTGGGCTGACAGCCAGGGCCTGGCCTCGATCCAGGAACGTCTGGAGCGCCTGCAGCGCATGCTGGGTGAACATTGGCGGCCAGCGCCGCTGATTGCCCGCTTGGTCGCCGCCGGCAAAGACTTTGCCGTTGTCCAGGAGGGCCGGGCATGAGCTATCAGGCACCGCTGCGCGATATGCGGTTCGTGCTGCACGAGCTGTTCGATGTCAGTGGCCATTGCCAGCAACTGGGCAACGGCCTGGACCGCGAAACCATCGATGGTGTACTCGAGGAGGGCGCCCGTTTTGCCGCCGAAGTGGTCGCACCGCTGAACCGCAACAGTGACGAGCAGGGCTGCCGCTTACAGGACGGTCAGGTGACCACGCCCGATGGCTTTCGCCAGGCCTACAAACGCTACGTCGAGCAGGGCTGGGCGAGCATGACCGGGCCGCTGGATTTCGGCGGCCAGGGTTTTCCACAAATGGTTTCGGCCAGTTTTCACGAGATGCTGATGGCCGCGTCGCTGTCTTTTCGCATCTACTCCGGGCTCACCGAAGGCACGGTGCTGGCGCTGGATCGCCATGGCAGCGCCGCGCTCAAGCAACGCTACCTGGCGCAACTGGTCAGCGGTGAATGGACCGGCACTATGTGCCTTACCGAGCCCCAGGCCGGCACCGACCTGGCCCTGTTGCGTACCCGCGCCATGCCCCAGGCCGACGGCAGCTACCAGCTCAGTGGCAGCAAGATTTTCATCAGCGGCGGCGAGCAGGACCTGAGCGCCAACATCATCCACCTGGTGCTGGCGCGTTTGCCCGACGCACCGCCCGGGGTCAAGGGCATCAGCCTGTTCCTGGTGCCCAAGCGGCTGGTCAACGCCGACGGCACCCTCGGCGCGCGCAACGCTTTGAGTTGCGGCGCGCTGGAACACAAGATGGGCATCAAGGGCGCCTCCACCTGTGTGATGAACTTCGACGGCGCCAGCGGCTGGCTGGTGGGCGAGGCCAACCAGGGCCTGGCCTGCATGTTCACCATGATGAACGACGCACGCTTTCAGGTCGGCCTGCAGGGCCTGGGCATTGCCGAGGCGGCGTTCCAGGGCGGCCTGGTATATGCCCGCGAGCGCTTGCAGTCGCGGGCCATCGGCGGCGCCAAGGCGCCGAACAAAGCCGCCGACCCGATCATCGTCCACCCCGATGTTCGGCGCATGCTGCTGACCCAGAAAACCCTCAGCGAAGGCTGCCGCATGCTCGCCGCCTACACCGCGCGCCAGCTCGATCTTGAACACCATTGCAGTGCTGCAAAACGTCGCGCCGCCTTGCTGATCCCGATCGTCAAAGCCTTCTTCACCGACTGCGGCCAGGAAGTCGCCAGCCTCGGCGTGCAGCTCTACGGCGGGCATGGCTTTATCCGCGAGTGGGGCATGGAGCAGTTGATGCGCGACAGCCGCATCACCCAGCTGTACGAGGGCACCAACGGCATCCAGGCCCTGGACCTGGTTCGCCGCAAGCTGCTCGGCGATGGCGGCAGTGAGCTCAATGCGCTGATCGATGAGCTGGCAACGCAGGTAAACCAGGCTACCCGTCAGGCGCAGATGGCCGAGCGGGTAGGGCAGTGCCTGCAGCAGTGGCGGGCGCTGGGCGAGTCGGTGTTGCAGGCCTGCCGCCACGACCCGGAAGAGATCGGCGCGGTGTCGGTGGATTTTCTCGCCTACTCGGCCTATGTGTTGTTGGCGGCCTTGTGGCTGCAAGCGGCAGAGCGCGCCAGCGCGGCCCTGGCGGCCGGTAGCAGCGAGGCGGCGTTCTACCAGGCCAAGCTGCAGGCGGCGGACTTTTACCTGCGCAGAGTCTTGCCCCGTGCTGGCGCCCACCGTGAAGCCTTGCTGGCCGGTGCTGGTTGCCTGATGAGCCTGCCGGAGTCCGATTTCGCTTTCTGATTTACCTGCGGGCATCACAACAACAACGAGGGACGCCGCATGCACTCATTCAGTTTTGCTACCACCGCGCAGATCCTCTGCGAAGCCGGCGCCGCCTTGCGCCTGGCCAGCCTGTGCCGCGAGCGGGGGGCGCGGGCGGTGTTGATCGTCACCGACCCGGGCATTGCCCGCCTGGGTTTGCTCGAGCCGCTGCTGCCCGCTTTTGCCCAGCACGGCCTGGCCGTAGAGGTGTTCGACCAGGTGCAGGCCGACCCGCCGCAAGCCTGTGTGCTGGAGGTGGTGTTGCAGGCGCGGGCGATGCACGCCGACCTGATCGTCGGCTTTGGCGGCGGCAGCTCCATGGACGTCGCCAAGCTGGTGGCGCTGCTGGCGCACCCGCAATGCCAGCAACTGCTCAGCGATATCTATGGCGTCGACCAGGCCCGTGGCCGGCGCTTGCCGTTGATCCAGGTACCGACCACCGCCGGCACCGGTTCGGAAGTCACCCCGATTGCCATCGTCACCACTGGCGAGCACAGCAAGATGGGCGTGGTCTCCAACCTGTTGCTGCCCGATCTTGCGCTGCTCGACGCCGACCTGACCCTCGGCCTGCCGCCAGCCGTTACCGCTGCGACCGGCATCGACGCCATGGTTCATGCCATCGAAGCCTACACCAGCAAGCTCAAGCGCAACCCGTTGTCCAACCTGCTGGCCCGCGAGGCGTTGAAGTTGCTGGCGGGCAATCTTGACCAGGCGGTGCACAAGGGCAGCAACCGCGAGGCGCGCCAGGCCATGTTGCTGGGCGCGTGCCTGGCCGGTCAGGCGTTTGCCAACGCGCCGGTGGCGGCGGTGCATGCGCTGGCCTATCCGCTGGGCGGGCATTTTCATATCCCCCACGGGCTGTCCAACGCCCTGGTGCTGCCCCATGTGCTGCGCTTCAACGCTGAAGCGGCGGCGCCCCTGTATGCCGAGCTGGCGCCGCTGCTGCTGGGTGAGCGCCTGCGCGCCGGCGATGTGCACAGCCTCACCGCGCAGTTGATCGATGAGCTGGCGGAACTGAGCCCGCGTTGCGGCCTGCCGAGCCGTTTGCGCGATGCCGGTGTGCCTGAGGGCAGCCTCGAACAGCTGGCCCGCGATGCCATGCAACAGCAACGCCTGCTGGTCAACAACCCGCGCGAGCTCAGTGAAGCCGATGCCCTGGCAATTTATCGGGAGGCGTTCTGATGGAGCAGCCCGGGCGCGAGGCCTTTAGCCACTTCCAGCCGATCACCACGCGCTGGCACGACAACGACGTCTATGGCCACGTCAACAACGTCGTTTACTACAGCTTTTTCGACAGCGCGGTGAACAGCTACCTGATCGAGCACGGCGGGTTGGATATTCACCAGGGTGAAGTGATCGCCTTGGTGGTCAATTCCAGCTGCGATTATTTCGCCTCAGTTGCCTTTCCCGAGCGCATCGAGGTCGGCCTGGCGGTGAGCAAGCTGGGCAACAGCTCGGTGCACTACCGCCTGGGCATTTTCAAGGCCGGGAAGCCGCAGGCCTGCGCAGTGGGGCGCTTTGTTCACGTATTTGTCGAGCGCGCCAGCAACCGCCCGCTAACCATCCCTGAACCCCTGCGGGCGGCATTGGGCCGTTTGCGTTGTGACTGACTGGAGTACATCGCCATGCAAGACGCCGTAATTGTCTCAACCGCGCGCACGCCGATTGCCAAGGCTTTTCGCGGCGCCTTCAATGACTTCAAGGCTCCGTCGATGAGCGCCGTGGCCATTCGCGCGGCGGTCGAACGCGCCGCCATCGAGCCCGGCGAGATCGACGACCTGGTGCTGGGCACCGCCATGCAAAGCGGCACCGCTGCGACCAACCTGGCGCGCCTGTCGGTGCTGGCGGCGGGCTTGCCGCTGTCGGTCAGCGGCCAGACCATCGACCGCCAGTGCGCCTCGGGGCTGATGGCGATTTCGATTGCCGCCAAACAGATCATGGTCGACGGCATGCAGGTGGCGATCGGCGCCGGCCAGGAGCAGATCAGCCTGGTGCAGAACGCCCATATGCAGGCCGCAGCAGCCGAGCAGGACGCAAGCGTAGTGCGCATGGCCGAGCATGCCTACATGCCCATGCTGCTCACTGCCGAGCTCGTCGCCAAGCGCTACGGCATCAGCCGTGAAGCCCAGGATGCCTATAGCCTGCAATCCCAGCAGCGCACGGCAGCAGCCCAGGCAGCGGGGCTGTTTGCCGATGAGGTCGTGCCGGTCAGCGTGCGCAAGAAAGTCGTCGACAAGCTCAGCGGGGCGATCAGCTACCAGGACGTGCAGCTGACCCAGGATGAAGGCAACCGCCCGCAAACCACCTTGGCGGGCCTGCAAAACCTGACGCCGGTGCGCGAAGGCGGCTGCATCACCGCCGGCAACGCCAGCCAGTTGTCTGACGGTGCCAGTGCCAGTGTGCTGATGAGCGGGACGCTGGCGGCGCGTAGCGGGGTCAGGCCACTGGGCCTGTATCGCGGCATCGCCGTGGCCGGCCTGGCCCCCGAGGAGATGGGCATCGGCCCGGTGCTGGCGATCCCCAAGTTGCTGCGTCAGCACGGTTTGCGCGTCGATGACATCGGCCTGTGGGAAATCAACGAAGCCTTCGCCTGCCAGGTGCTGTATTGCGCGCAAATCCTGGGCATCGACCCGGCGCGGCTCAACGTCAATGGTGGCGCCATCGCCATCGGCCACCCCTACGGCATGAGTGGCGCACGCATGGTCGGCCATGCCTTGCTCGAAGGCCGGCGCCGTGGCGTCAAGTACGTGGTGGTGAGCATGTGCGTGGGCGGCGGCATGGGCGCCGCCGGCTTGTTCGAAGTGCTCTGAAACCCTCAGCGCCCGCGATAGGCCCCGGGCGCGCAGGCGAACCAGCGCAGGCAGGCGCGGTGAAAACTCTGCACGTCGCTGTAGCCGAGCTGGTCGGCGATCTGCACCAGCTCCAGCTCACTGCCGTGCAGCAGGTCTTCGGCGCGGTAGCGGCGGTATTCGTCCAGTAGCTCGGTATAACTCCAGCCCAGTGCTTTCAGGCGCCGGGCCGCGGTGCGTTCGAGCAGGTGCTGGTGGCTGCAGAATGTCGCCCAGCGCTCGCTGTCGGCAAGGCTCACGGCCAGGTGGTCGCTGGCCAGTTCCAGCAGGGTCGGCTGGCTGTTGCGCTGGGTTTGTTGCAGCAGCTCCACCAGCAACTGTTCCAGTGCCTGGTTGCCCGGCGTCAGCGCCTGTTCGAACACCTCTGGGTCAAGGCCGATGCTATGTTCGGCGTGGCCCCAGCTCACCGCCGTGCGCCAGGCGTGCGGATGCACGCGGGTGTCGGCCGGCGCCGGGTGGGCCAGCTCGATGGCGATGATCGGGTCCTGCTCCAGGCCGCTGGCCAGCAGTTTGCGGCGCAGCAGGCTGCACAGGCTGGTGAGCATGTAATCGGTGATCGGTGCTGTGGCCTTGAGGCTGCCGCAGTCCTGCAGGCGCAGGCTGACCTGGCCATTTTTACGCTCGATGCGGGCACGGAAATGGCCGTTGAAAAACGGAAAGTACTCGACAAAGTAGGCGCAGGCGCTGTCCAGCGAGGCGGCGACATCGAACAGGTAGGTCAGGCCGTTGGTGGCGGTGGAAACAAAACGCCGGCCGGCGGCCAGGCCGATAAAGGGGTCGTGGCTTTCGCTCAGGGCCAGGGTCCAGAAGCGCCGCGACAGCAGCAACGGCACGCGCAGGAACGGCGTGCGCAACTCGAACAGGCTGCGGCGAAACACTGCCTCGATCAGCGTTTGGCTCACCCCGCGTTGCTGCAGTTCCTCGATGGCTGGCAGCAGGGTCGGGGCGTAGAAGGCATTGGGCGGCACGGGCTTCATGAGCGGCTCACCAGCAATTGTTGATCGACACTGAGGATAGCCGCGATCATCGCCTGCGCCGCGGGCGTCAGGCTGTCGCCGGCGCGGCTGACGATGCCGTACTGCAGCTGCAGGTCAGGGTCGTTGGCATCCACATCGACGAAGCTCAGCAGCTGGATCTCACCGGCCTCGACCCGTTCGTGCAGGGCTTCGGCGGTGGCCAGGCCAATGGCGTCCGAGCGCATCACCACCCGGCGAATGGCATCGAACTGCGCACATTCGACGCTGGTGACAAAGTCTTGGGTACCCTGGGCGCGGGCGAGGATCTTGCGGATCATCGGCGGGATGCGCGTGCCGGCGATCGGGTAGTCGAGCAGGGCCCTGAGGGTGAGCCCGGCGCGCGCGGCCAGCGGGTGCCCGGCCCGGCAGAAAAACCGCCCGCGCCGTGGCCGCAGCGCCTGCACCTGGTAGCGCGGGTCGTCCTTGAAGTAGCGCGAGTCGGCCACCAGGAACTCGATCTGCTGCTCCTTGAGCCAGCTGCCCAGTTGCTCCCAGTCGCCCTGGTGAAAGCGCGCGCGCACCAGCGGGTGGTCGTGAATGAACTGCGCCAGCGCCTCGGGCACCAGCAACTGGGCCGGGTAGGGGCCGCTGCCGAAACTCAGCTCGCCGCCTTCCAGGCCGTTGTATTGCAGCAGCTCGTTGTGCAGGCTCTGGCTGCTGGCCAGCAGGCGCCGGGCGTGTTGCAGCACCAGTTGGCCCTGGCCGGTCAGGCGAAATTCACGGCTGCCACGCTCGACCAGGGCGCAATCCAGATCGCGTTCCAGGGTCTGGATGCTGCGGCTGAAGGCCGGCTGGCTAAGGTTGACGGCATCGGCAGCGCGCACGAACCCGCGATAATCGGCCAGGGCCACGAAGTGGCGAAGTTGTCGAAGGTCCATCATGCGCCCCTTGCATGCTACGGATACTTTTTATGCATTTGATCGATAGTGTAGCCGCTGGCATAACTCAGGGCCTGATCATTTTGCGTGACCTGCCATGCTTGCTTCGCCCTATGTCTGCGCCGCCTTGACCCGCACCCTGGTCGCTCATGCCCAGGGCTGCGGGCTGCCTGTGAACCTGCTGTTGCAACGGGCCGGCATGGAGCCTGCGCAGTTGCACGGGCAAAGCCGGATAGGGGCGGCGCAGGTCGAGCAGCTGTTGCGCGAATGCGAGGCCGCTGGCGCCGGTCATGAGTTCGGTTGCGAGCTGGTCCCGGGCATGGCCACCCATTCGCTGCAGGGGTTGAACATCCTGCTCGACTCGGCCGCCACCGTCGGCGACAGCCTTGAGTGTTTTATCCGCTACCTGCCACTGGTGACCAACTGCCTGCTGGTCAGCCTGGAGGCGTCGAGCCTGCACCTGCGCCGCTATCAGCAGCAACCCCATCACTACATGCTCGACGCCGTGGTACTGAGCCTGGTGCGCAACATCGCCCGACGCGCCGGGCGCATGCCGGCGCAGGTGTTCACTCAGGTCAGCGTGCTACCGCAGCAGGCGGCAGGACGCTGGTTGCAGGGCTGGGGCGTGGCGGTGGTCAGTGGCCCATGGTTGAGCCTGCAACTGGCGCCGGGCGCGCTCGAACTGGCGTTGCCCGGTGCCAATGCTTTTCTGCACCAGGGCATGCTGCGCCAGTGGCAAGGCGCGGGCCTGGCCGAGGTACGCGAAGACAGCCTGCACCTGGCTCGCCACTGGCTGGCGGCGGGCGACCAGCCCATCGAGCGAATTGCCGAACGCCTCGGCTACCGCCAGCCGAGCAATTTCATCCGGGCCTTTCGCAAGCAGTTCGGGGTCACGCCCAAGCAGTTTCGCCTGAGCGGATTGCAACCGGCCTAGGGGCATTTTTCGCAACGCCTTGATGATCGTTTTTTGTCGTGCGCCGCTTGCGTGTGGCGGCGGGCGCTTGGGCATCTTGATCGGGCTTGATCCCTATTGGAGCTCGATAATGACAACAACAAGCTCAACCCCATCACCTTTGCTGCTGACCTTGTTGGCGGCCTGCGCAGTACCGGCACAGGCCGCCAGTTTCGA
This portion of the Pseudomonas sp. SORT22 genome encodes:
- a CDS encoding PLP-dependent aminotransferase family protein, whose protein sequence is MLELRPDASPPLVNQIINGLRELIENQTLKPGAKVPSIRAFAATYSVSTFTVVEAYDRLVAQGLLVSRGNAGFFVNRSAVELIESQASEPAPGKPEFNSEWYLQQIFESRQLAFKPGCGWLPNDWMFEDGLRRGMRQVASSVLELSGYGDPMGLLELRTLTAQNLQQDLRIVANPNQLMLTHGASQALDLAVRTLVRPGDVVLVDDPGYPNLMSILRFQGATLLGVPRTPNGYDLDHLERLLEHHRPTVFFTQPHLHSPTASRTPLAQLHRLLQLAARHGFRLVENNLYADMINEPLPCLTSLDHLQQVVYVGSYSKSISPNVRVGFMLANPELMQQLLQLKMRSGLTTSQVMERVVYAAITDGRWRKHLKRLRQRLADAQQQVSEQLTRLGFERFIEGDEGMYLWTRHPAIADSAALVDDALEQGIMLGPGQLFMVDSQATGWMRFNVAFSTEPALWEKLEKLLVKHGRRGQ
- a CDS encoding amino acid permease — encoded protein: MDATSTSTSTAKVEHESKLSASLKSRHLTMMSIAGVIGGALFVGSGSVIHSAGPAAILAYLAGGILVVLIMRMLGEMATSSPDTGSFSTYAERAIGRWAGFTIGWLYWWFWVILMAWEAYVAGKILHGWFPSISVNVFVLATTLVLISVNFFNVKHYGEFEFWFALIKVVAIICFLVVCGLAVVNLWPTGEVHGLSNLTAQGFMPNGMEAVVVAMLGVMFAFLGAEIVTIAAAESKNPSEQIVKATNSVVWRVCLFYVGSIFLIVALVPWNDPLMGTSGYGSYRRTLELLGIPGAEFVMNFVVLTSVSSCLISAHYTASRMLFSLSTRGDAPSFFKITRAGTGVPVFSIIGSCSVAVFVALINFSETLRPKDVLDVLMNTTGMIALLVYLVIAFSQLKMRRKLEAEGKPIRLKMWLFPWLTYLVIVFIIGCLVTMAFVPDYQVLVFSTGAAAIVVALMGAVLHVRAAKKALS
- a CDS encoding LysR family transcriptional regulator, which translates into the protein MCDICNMNISTFDLNLLRILDVLLREQNVSRAAERLALSQPTVSNALARLRELLDDPLLVRIGRRMQPTPKALALEGPIRSALQQIEQTLNVGESFDPHLSRQTFRIAMTDFVEQLCMPGLLRRLQERAPNLRLDIAPLAPSLPVDALDRGQLDLVLGRFDEIPARFARHHWRNETLQIALRQDHPLVNGALDLDTFLRLRHLWVHGGQTRGMVDQWLGEQGLARQIVYTTPNYLQAAHLVAASDLCVVLPTQLARHFATLLPLQLHDLPFALEAFELELVHLAQRGQDRALGWLVGEILRVT
- a CDS encoding 3-hydroxyacyl-CoA dehydrogenase, which translates into the protein MSNDFDVQQAAVIGAGTMGRGIVISLASAGIPVLWLDASAQMVSAGLKMAADTWAHQVVKGRISQAQAEQNLARIRPVDDYAALADVDLVIEAVYENLELKQEIFRTLDRTLKPGAILASNTSALDIDAIVAVTQRPQQVLGLHFFSPAHIMKLLEIVRGQHTSAAVLEQAKILGQRLGKIAVVAGNCRGFIGNRMLKTYADEARKMLLEGALPHQVDGALQAFGFAMGPFRMYDVVGVDLEWRARQLAGQGMDSPLVQVDNALCELGRFGQKAGRGYYQYAEGSREAEHDPEVDALIERVSAGLGYRRRLISAPEIVERSLLALVNEGAKILEENIAANSHDIDRVYLNGYGFPAAVGGPMRWADSQGLASIQERLERLQRMLGEHWRPAPLIARLVAAGKDFAVVQEGRA
- a CDS encoding acyl-CoA dehydrogenase C-terminal domain-containing protein, giving the protein MSYQAPLRDMRFVLHELFDVSGHCQQLGNGLDRETIDGVLEEGARFAAEVVAPLNRNSDEQGCRLQDGQVTTPDGFRQAYKRYVEQGWASMTGPLDFGGQGFPQMVSASFHEMLMAASLSFRIYSGLTEGTVLALDRHGSAALKQRYLAQLVSGEWTGTMCLTEPQAGTDLALLRTRAMPQADGSYQLSGSKIFISGGEQDLSANIIHLVLARLPDAPPGVKGISLFLVPKRLVNADGTLGARNALSCGALEHKMGIKGASTCVMNFDGASGWLVGEANQGLACMFTMMNDARFQVGLQGLGIAEAAFQGGLVYARERLQSRAIGGAKAPNKAADPIIVHPDVRRMLLTQKTLSEGCRMLAAYTARQLDLEHHCSAAKRRAALLIPIVKAFFTDCGQEVASLGVQLYGGHGFIREWGMEQLMRDSRITQLYEGTNGIQALDLVRRKLLGDGGSELNALIDELATQVNQATRQAQMAERVGQCLQQWRALGESVLQACRHDPEEIGAVSVDFLAYSAYVLLAALWLQAAERASAALAAGSSEAAFYQAKLQAADFYLRRVLPRAGAHREALLAGAGCLMSLPESDFAF